The Cucurbita pepo subsp. pepo cultivar mu-cu-16 chromosome LG08, ASM280686v2, whole genome shotgun sequence genome contains a region encoding:
- the LOC111801027 gene encoding CCR4-NOT transcription complex subunit 3-like isoform X3, with the protein MVIYIFFRIRDPKEKAKSETRDWLNNLVSELESQIDNFEAEMEGLSVKKGKSRPPRLIHLETSITRHKAHIMKLELILRLLDNDELSHEDVNDVREFLEDYVERNQEDFDEFSDVDDLYSSLPLDKVESLEDLGTICPPSLVKGTTALSLKTTLATTGTQVPVTVAPNHQPNTVTQDQVDDSTLPDGNTDTLLKTPPPKNSVLGSSAATTPTGNHAASTSLNGAVHGSGLSATSAILPGSSSVRAVEATGAPNSSPVNMPTSAKDEEISSFPGRKLSPSFADTGLVRGGMGRGVTANQPASSSTHTSGIVVPSTITLGNVSSASEVTKRNILGSEERAGNSGLVQSMVSPLSNRMVLPTAAKPSDGTSSVDPSNVSDAAAIGSRVFSPVVPSMQWRPGSSFQNPNEGGQFRGRAEIAPDQREKFLQRLQQVQQQGHSTLLSMNLGGGNNKQFSSQQQSSLLQQFNSQNSSVSSQAGLGIGVQAPGVNVVTSGSLQQQPSSFQQSNQQALMTSGAKESDVAPVKVEEQQQPQQQQSLPEDTTTDSAAGSVLGKNLMSDDDLKGAYPVDTPVGVPVSLTETASVSREDDLSPGQPLQHGQPSKSLGVIGRRSVSDLGAIGDNLGGSSLTTSGMHDQFHNLQMLEAAFYKLPQPKDSERPRSYTPRHPAVTPPSYPQVQAPIINNPALWDRLGLETYGTDTLFFAFYYQPNTYQQYLAARELKKQSWRYHRKYQTWFQRHEEPKVATDEYEQGTYVYFDFHFNNDDLQHGWCQRIKTEFTFEYNYLEDELNI; encoded by the exons GACCCAAAGGAGAAAGCTAAATCAGAGACACGAGATTGGTTGAACAATTTG GTTAGTGAGTTGGAATCTCAGATTGATAATTTTGAAGCTGAGATGGAGGGTCTATCTGTGAAGAAGGGAAAATCAAGGCCACCTAGATTG ATTCATCTGGAAACTTCTATTACTCGGCACAAGGCTCATATAATGAAGCTGGAACTAATCTTGAGACTGCTTGATAATGATGAATTGAGTCATGAGGATGTCAACGATGTCAGGGAGTTTTTAGAAGACTATGTGGAAAGGAATCAG GAGGATTTTGATGAATTCAGTGATGTGGATGATCTTTACAGCTCATTGCCACTCGATAAGGTGGAATCCCTTGAAGATCTGGGTACAATTTGCCCTCCTAGCCTTGTGAAG GGTACAACAGCTCTCAGCTTGAAGACTACTTTGGCAACAACGGGAACTCAAGTGCCT GTTACTGTTGCTCCTAATCATCAACCAAATACTGTCACTCAGGATCAGGTTGATGATTCAACTTTGCCAGATGGTAACACTGATACTCTTTTGAAGACCCCACCTCCTAAGAATAGTGTCCTTGGTTCTTCTGCTGCTACAACACCTACCGGGAACCATGCAGCCTCCACTTCCTTGAATGGTGCAGTGCATGGGTCTGGCTTGTCTGCTACATCAGCCATTCTTCCAGGTTCAAGTTCTGTTCGTGCTGTGGAGGCTACGGGTGCTCCTAATTCATCTCCGGTAAATATGCCCACTTCTGCaaaggatgaagaaatttCTAGCTTCCCAGGCCGTAAATTGTCTCCATCATTTGCGGATACTGGACTTGTAAGGGGTGGCATGGGAAGAGGTGTCACTGCTAATCAACCAGCCTCTAGTTCCACCCATACTTCTGGTATTGTGGTTCCTAGCACTATAACTCTTGGTAACGTTTCTTCTGCCTCTGAAGTCACAAAGAGAAACATTTTGGGATCTGAAGAACGGGCTGGTAACAGTGGCTTGGTGCAGTCTATGGTTTCTCCTTTAAGTAATAGAATGGTTTTGCCTACAGCAGCTAAACCTAGTGATGGAACGAGCTCAGTTGATCCTAGCAATGTTAGTGATGCAGCGGCTATAGGAAGTCGAGTTTTCTCTCCAGTGGTTCCTAGCATGCAGTGGAGGCCAGGAAGTTCTTTTCAAAATCCGAATGAAGGA GGGCAGTTCCGTGGAAGAGCTGAAATAGCGCCTGATCAGAGAGAGAAGTTCTTGCAGCGTCTCCAGCAAGTTCAGCAACAGGGTCATAGTACACTTCTTAGCATGAATCTTGGTGGAGGGAACAACAAACAATTTTCTTCGCAACAGCAAAGTTCACTTCTACAGCAG TTCAACTCCCAAAATTCATCTGTTAGTTCTCAAGCTGGTCTGGGAATTGGAGTTCAAGCACCAGGAGTTAATGTTGTTACATCTGGTTCATTACAGCAGCAGCCAAGTTCCTTCCAGCAGTCTAATCAGCAGGCATTAATGACAAGTGGGGCAAAAGAATCTG ATGTTGCCCCTGTAAAAGTTGAAGAGCAGCAGCAGCCACAGCAGCAACAGAGTTTACCTGAAGATACTACTACTGATTCTGCTGCTGGTTCTGTCCTTGGAAAGAATCTGATGAGCGACGATGATTTAAAAGGCGCATATCCAGTTGATACTCCa GTTGGCGTACCTGTTTCATTGACTGAGACTGCTTCAGTGTCGAGAGAGGATGACCTTTCTCCAGGTCAACCTTTACAGCATGGTCAACCTTCTAAAAGTCTTGGTGTCATTGGCCGAAGAAGTGTTTCTGACTTGGGTGCCATTGGTGATAACCTCGGTGGATCCTCGTTGACTACTAGCGGAATGCATGATCAATTCCATAATTTGCAAATGCTTGAGGCTGCATTCTACAAGCTACCTCAGCCAAAAGACTCGGAGCGTCCGAGGAGCTACACTCCA AGGCACCCTGCAGTTACTCCTCCGAGCTATCCTCAAGTGCAGGCACCTATTATAAACAATCCTGCTTTATGGGACCGGTTAGGTCTTGAGACCTATGGCACTGACACATTGTTCTTTGCATTTTACTATCAACCG AACACCTATCAACAATATTTGGCTGCTAGAGAATTAAAGAAGCAATCTTGGAGATATCACAGAAAATATCAGACATGGTTCCAAAGACATGAAGAGCCGAAAGTTGCTACAGATGAATATGAGCAGGGAACTTATGTGTACTTCGATTTCCATTTTAATAACGATGATCTACAACATGGATG GTGCCAAAGGATTAAAACAGAGTTCACTTTTGAGTATAACTACCTTGAAGATGAACTCAACATATAG
- the LOC111801027 gene encoding CCR4-NOT transcription complex subunit 3-like isoform X4 — MGRSYHLKDPKEKAKSETRDWLNNLVSELESQIDNFEAEMEGLSVKKGKSRPPRLIHLETSITRHKAHIMKLELILRLLDNDELSHEDVNDVREFLEDYVERNQEDFDEFSDVDDLYSSLPLDKVESLEDLGTICPPSLVKGTTALSLKTTLATTGTQVPVTVAPNHQPNTVTQDQVDDSTLPDGNTDTLLKTPPPKNSVLGSSAATTPTGNHAASTSLNGAVHGSGLSATSAILPGSSSVRAVEATGAPNSSPVNMPTSAKDEEISSFPGRKLSPSFADTGLVRGGMGRGVTANQPASSSTHTSGIVVPSTITLGNVSSASEVTKRNILGSEERAGNSGLVQSMVSPLSNRMVLPTAAKPSDGTSSVDPSNVSDAAAIGSRVFSPVVPSMQWRPGSSFQNPNEGGQFRGRAEIAPDQREKFLQRLQQVQQQGHSTLLSMNLGGGNNKQFSSQQQSSLLQQFNSQNSSVSSQAGLGIGVQAPGVNVVTSGSLQQQPSSFQQSNQQALMTSGAKESDVAPVKVEEQQQPQQQQSLPEDTTTDSAAGSVLGKNLMSDDDLKGAYPVDTPVGVPVSLTETASVSREDDLSPGQPLQHGQPSKSLGVIGRRSVSDLGAIGDNLGGSSLTTSGMHDQFHNLQMLEAAFYKLPQPKDSERPRSYTPRHPAVTPPSYPQVQAPIINNPALWDRLGLETYGTDTLFFAFYYQPNTYQQYLAARELKKQSWRYHRKYQTWFQRHEEPKVATDEYEQGTYVYFDFHFNNDDLQHGWCQRIKTEFTFEYNYLEDELNI; from the exons GACCCAAAGGAGAAAGCTAAATCAGAGACACGAGATTGGTTGAACAATTTG GTTAGTGAGTTGGAATCTCAGATTGATAATTTTGAAGCTGAGATGGAGGGTCTATCTGTGAAGAAGGGAAAATCAAGGCCACCTAGATTG ATTCATCTGGAAACTTCTATTACTCGGCACAAGGCTCATATAATGAAGCTGGAACTAATCTTGAGACTGCTTGATAATGATGAATTGAGTCATGAGGATGTCAACGATGTCAGGGAGTTTTTAGAAGACTATGTGGAAAGGAATCAG GAGGATTTTGATGAATTCAGTGATGTGGATGATCTTTACAGCTCATTGCCACTCGATAAGGTGGAATCCCTTGAAGATCTGGGTACAATTTGCCCTCCTAGCCTTGTGAAG GGTACAACAGCTCTCAGCTTGAAGACTACTTTGGCAACAACGGGAACTCAAGTGCCT GTTACTGTTGCTCCTAATCATCAACCAAATACTGTCACTCAGGATCAGGTTGATGATTCAACTTTGCCAGATGGTAACACTGATACTCTTTTGAAGACCCCACCTCCTAAGAATAGTGTCCTTGGTTCTTCTGCTGCTACAACACCTACCGGGAACCATGCAGCCTCCACTTCCTTGAATGGTGCAGTGCATGGGTCTGGCTTGTCTGCTACATCAGCCATTCTTCCAGGTTCAAGTTCTGTTCGTGCTGTGGAGGCTACGGGTGCTCCTAATTCATCTCCGGTAAATATGCCCACTTCTGCaaaggatgaagaaatttCTAGCTTCCCAGGCCGTAAATTGTCTCCATCATTTGCGGATACTGGACTTGTAAGGGGTGGCATGGGAAGAGGTGTCACTGCTAATCAACCAGCCTCTAGTTCCACCCATACTTCTGGTATTGTGGTTCCTAGCACTATAACTCTTGGTAACGTTTCTTCTGCCTCTGAAGTCACAAAGAGAAACATTTTGGGATCTGAAGAACGGGCTGGTAACAGTGGCTTGGTGCAGTCTATGGTTTCTCCTTTAAGTAATAGAATGGTTTTGCCTACAGCAGCTAAACCTAGTGATGGAACGAGCTCAGTTGATCCTAGCAATGTTAGTGATGCAGCGGCTATAGGAAGTCGAGTTTTCTCTCCAGTGGTTCCTAGCATGCAGTGGAGGCCAGGAAGTTCTTTTCAAAATCCGAATGAAGGA GGGCAGTTCCGTGGAAGAGCTGAAATAGCGCCTGATCAGAGAGAGAAGTTCTTGCAGCGTCTCCAGCAAGTTCAGCAACAGGGTCATAGTACACTTCTTAGCATGAATCTTGGTGGAGGGAACAACAAACAATTTTCTTCGCAACAGCAAAGTTCACTTCTACAGCAG TTCAACTCCCAAAATTCATCTGTTAGTTCTCAAGCTGGTCTGGGAATTGGAGTTCAAGCACCAGGAGTTAATGTTGTTACATCTGGTTCATTACAGCAGCAGCCAAGTTCCTTCCAGCAGTCTAATCAGCAGGCATTAATGACAAGTGGGGCAAAAGAATCTG ATGTTGCCCCTGTAAAAGTTGAAGAGCAGCAGCAGCCACAGCAGCAACAGAGTTTACCTGAAGATACTACTACTGATTCTGCTGCTGGTTCTGTCCTTGGAAAGAATCTGATGAGCGACGATGATTTAAAAGGCGCATATCCAGTTGATACTCCa GTTGGCGTACCTGTTTCATTGACTGAGACTGCTTCAGTGTCGAGAGAGGATGACCTTTCTCCAGGTCAACCTTTACAGCATGGTCAACCTTCTAAAAGTCTTGGTGTCATTGGCCGAAGAAGTGTTTCTGACTTGGGTGCCATTGGTGATAACCTCGGTGGATCCTCGTTGACTACTAGCGGAATGCATGATCAATTCCATAATTTGCAAATGCTTGAGGCTGCATTCTACAAGCTACCTCAGCCAAAAGACTCGGAGCGTCCGAGGAGCTACACTCCA AGGCACCCTGCAGTTACTCCTCCGAGCTATCCTCAAGTGCAGGCACCTATTATAAACAATCCTGCTTTATGGGACCGGTTAGGTCTTGAGACCTATGGCACTGACACATTGTTCTTTGCATTTTACTATCAACCG AACACCTATCAACAATATTTGGCTGCTAGAGAATTAAAGAAGCAATCTTGGAGATATCACAGAAAATATCAGACATGGTTCCAAAGACATGAAGAGCCGAAAGTTGCTACAGATGAATATGAGCAGGGAACTTATGTGTACTTCGATTTCCATTTTAATAACGATGATCTACAACATGGATG GTGCCAAAGGATTAAAACAGAGTTCACTTTTGAGTATAACTACCTTGAAGATGAACTCAACATATAG